Proteins co-encoded in one Nostoc sp. MS1 genomic window:
- a CDS encoding AIPR family protein, protein MPKNWALKIDQFFNANPHCIIATAHVDSFPSDLPLEPNIREPNRKSSTYRQIFDSLTTEPEKFFERHSGIVLCANKVKPNTKKTQLELEILEACEGGSDGIINGGHTVLAFQQAREYKYDLSEARVKVTIHIGLTEDEAKDIALASNTSAPVDARSKVNARGDYKFLKQFLAQKEREQGTKFRVAYYQNQSGAPKNPQCNVNHLIKLMNCLDRNKYNPDSKSRTKHPPVSNTPSLSEAERQRLSKLLPLLPKGLWIEQRLFQVIEEHITKPKRKGVVDLASIDARKNTLLPDSRYSFGFSAPADIAMPIVAAYRVFLDENYNWIIPFDEFAEDFLQHLWNNYYKKYLVSEKLAGNTVGSKICRNPVIWDNLYVSAQSYLNQQLLKIVSSSNTKREELKLVN, encoded by the coding sequence ATGCCAAAAAATTGGGCTTTGAAAATAGACCAGTTTTTTAATGCAAACCCCCACTGCATTATCGCTACTGCTCACGTTGACAGCTTCCCCTCTGACCTACCGCTAGAACCGAATATTCGGGAGCCAAACCGCAAAAGCTCAACATACAGACAAATTTTTGACTCATTGACCACCGAACCTGAAAAATTCTTTGAGCGGCATAGTGGAATCGTACTGTGTGCCAACAAGGTCAAACCCAACACTAAAAAGACTCAGCTAGAGTTAGAGATACTAGAAGCTTGTGAGGGTGGTAGCGATGGCATCATTAATGGTGGGCATACGGTTTTAGCGTTTCAGCAGGCAAGAGAATATAAGTATGACCTAAGTGAAGCCAGAGTCAAAGTTACCATCCACATTGGGTTAACTGAAGATGAAGCAAAAGACATCGCCTTAGCATCAAATACATCTGCCCCGGTGGATGCGCGTTCTAAAGTCAACGCCAGGGGTGACTACAAATTCCTCAAGCAGTTTTTAGCCCAAAAAGAACGTGAGCAAGGAACAAAGTTCAGAGTGGCGTATTACCAGAACCAAAGCGGTGCGCCTAAGAATCCACAGTGCAATGTCAACCATTTGATTAAGTTGATGAACTGTTTGGACAGGAATAAATACAACCCAGACAGCAAGAGCAGAACTAAGCACCCGCCTGTAAGTAACACACCATCCTTGAGCGAGGCTGAAAGACAACGGCTGTCGAAACTGTTACCGTTACTGCCCAAGGGGTTATGGATTGAGCAACGACTATTTCAGGTAATCGAAGAACATATCACCAAGCCTAAGAGAAAAGGAGTAGTTGACCTCGCCTCAATTGACGCACGCAAGAATACACTGCTGCCAGATAGCAGATATTCATTCGGCTTTTCTGCGCCGGCTGATATTGCCATGCCGATTGTCGCTGCCTACCGGGTGTTTTTAGATGAGAACTACAACTGGATCATTCCCTTTGATGAGTTTGCCGAGGATTTTCTACAACACCTGTGGAATAACTATTACAAGAAATACTTAGTATCCGAGAAACTGGCTGGTAATACAGTTGGTAGTAAAATTTGTCGTAATCCAGTGATTTGGGATAACCTTTACGTTTCGGCTCAGAGCTACCTGAATCAGCAGTTGCTCAAGATAGTTAGCTCCAGTAATACCAAACGCGAAGAACTGAAGCTGGTGAATTAG
- a CDS encoding DUF2811 domain-containing protein, producing the protein MNATVNIFTQIPAPLHDCMQDYLQQHPDWDEKRLLAAAVSLFLLQHGEGDRHVGQVYLETMFHRS; encoded by the coding sequence ATGAACGCAACAGTTAACATTTTCACCCAAATCCCTGCCCCCTTGCACGATTGTATGCAGGATTATTTACAACAACACCCAGATTGGGATGAGAAACGTTTACTAGCTGCTGCTGTATCACTGTTTCTGTTGCAGCATGGTGAAGGAGATCGCCACGTTGGGCAAGTTTATCTTGAAACTATGTTTCATCGTTCTTAA
- a CDS encoding flavin monoamine oxidase family protein yields the protein MSHSNIFGRLSRILKIASYCQKHHISTSEGIERIYQWEELISLRKTKRREFLADLGKLTIAGGTIGVGTGYFHRTLAAPSNVDANIAIVGAGLAGLACAYELQRQGIKATVYEANDRAGGRCYSLSNIFPGQVAERGGEFIDNLHKTMLGYVSEFKLEVEDLSKQVGEVFYYFNGQRYAEAAVVDEYRDFVSAMQTDLRTLKQPTADNFTPSERQLDLISLQEYLDNRGAGALLKNVIKSAYIGEYGREIDQQSCLSFLLFAHADRRSKFRPFGVFSDERYHVIGGNQQIVEGLKSRLIGQIQYGRKLTAARKDSTGKIELMFNNSLSTKFDAVVFCLPFSTLREVDLKGLQLPQWKLDAINNLVYGTNSKLIVGFNGRPWTTLGSNGSAYANLPNLQGTWETNYSKALYNRAVLTDYTGGNLGARLNPKNIQQETAKFINDLNFVFPGANVSAARIKNTEYLAYLENWSLNSLAKGSYTCNQPGYFTTIADNEGKSVDNIYFAGEHTNSFYEWQGFMEGAAISGVNAAKQIVRRR from the coding sequence ATGAGCCATTCAAATATATTTGGAAGACTGTCTCGTATACTCAAGATTGCCAGTTATTGTCAAAAACATCATATCTCCACGAGTGAGGGTATTGAACGCATTTATCAATGGGAAGAATTAATATCATTGCGTAAGACTAAACGTAGAGAATTTCTGGCTGATTTAGGAAAATTAACAATAGCTGGCGGAACAATTGGTGTCGGTACTGGTTATTTTCATCGTACTTTAGCTGCACCTAGTAATGTAGATGCAAATATAGCAATTGTAGGGGCTGGTTTAGCAGGGCTGGCTTGTGCTTACGAACTCCAACGCCAAGGAATTAAAGCTACTGTTTATGAGGCTAATGACAGGGCCGGAGGACGCTGCTACTCACTTAGTAATATCTTTCCTGGACAAGTAGCTGAAAGAGGCGGAGAATTTATAGATAATCTACATAAAACAATGCTAGGCTATGTAAGCGAATTTAAGCTGGAAGTAGAGGACTTATCAAAACAAGTAGGAGAAGTATTCTATTACTTTAATGGTCAGCGTTATGCTGAAGCAGCAGTAGTTGATGAATATCGAGATTTCGTTAGCGCAATGCAAACGGATTTACGTACACTTAAACAGCCGACTGCGGATAACTTCACACCAAGTGAAAGACAATTAGATTTGATTAGTCTTCAAGAATACTTGGATAATCGTGGAGCCGGAGCATTGCTCAAAAATGTAATTAAATCTGCATATATTGGTGAATATGGTAGAGAAATTGACCAACAAAGCTGTTTAAGCTTTCTATTATTTGCTCATGCAGATAGACGTTCAAAATTTCGTCCTTTCGGTGTATTCAGTGATGAAAGATATCATGTGATAGGTGGTAATCAACAAATTGTTGAAGGCTTAAAAAGCCGTTTAATAGGTCAGATTCAATATGGAAGAAAGCTGACTGCTGCTAGAAAAGATAGTACAGGTAAGATTGAATTAATGTTTAACAACAGTCTGAGTACAAAATTTGATGCTGTTGTGTTCTGTCTGCCTTTCTCGACTTTACGAGAAGTGGATTTAAAAGGGCTTCAACTACCCCAGTGGAAATTGGATGCTATCAATAATTTAGTTTATGGAACTAACTCAAAATTGATAGTTGGTTTTAATGGTCGTCCTTGGACTACTCTTGGTAGTAATGGTAGTGCTTATGCAAACCTACCCAATCTTCAAGGTACTTGGGAAACTAATTATAGTAAAGCTCTATACAACCGAGCAGTGTTAACAGATTACACTGGTGGCAATCTAGGTGCAAGACTTAACCCAAAAAATATACAGCAAGAAACGGCTAAATTCATTAATGACCTTAACTTTGTTTTTCCTGGTGCAAATGTTTCAGCCGCACGGATTAAAAATACAGAATATCTAGCATATTTAGAAAATTGGTCATTAAATTCATTAGCTAAAGGGAGTTATACCTGCAATCAACCTGGTTACTTTACAACAATTGCTGATAATGAAGGTAAATCGGTGGATAATATTTATTTTGCTGGGGAACATACTAACTCATTCTACGAATGGCAAGGTTTTATGGAAGGTGCTGCCATCTCAGGCGTTAATGCTGCAAAGCAAATAGTGAGGCGTAGATAA